One segment of Thermococcus profundus DNA contains the following:
- a CDS encoding lipoate--protein ligase family protein, translated as MRFIPLIVARPEVQMAIDEAIMRARIEGEVPDTIRLYAFSPSSVTIGRFQSVVHDVNLDEAKKLGIPIVRRITGGGSVFHDEFGEITYSVVAGEDLHPALRNVEESYRYLAGPLVDALKELGLDAGFSGLNDIVANGKKISGSAQTRRKGVILQHGTFMYATRVEVLGKVLRVSKEKLKDKGVSSIWERVTTLEREGIKLTRWEAYELLKNSFANAFELEDGQLTDYELELAEKLVEEKYGNREWNEMR; from the coding sequence ATGCGATTCATTCCCCTCATAGTCGCTAGGCCTGAAGTCCAGATGGCAATAGACGAGGCTATAATGAGGGCGAGGATCGAGGGGGAGGTCCCCGATACGATTCGACTGTACGCCTTCTCGCCCAGCTCAGTTACTATAGGCCGCTTCCAGAGCGTCGTCCACGATGTCAACCTCGACGAGGCAAAGAAGCTTGGAATTCCAATAGTCAGGAGGATAACCGGTGGGGGAAGCGTATTCCACGATGAGTTCGGCGAGATAACTTACTCCGTCGTAGCCGGCGAAGACCTTCACCCGGCCCTGAGGAACGTGGAGGAGAGCTACCGCTACCTTGCCGGCCCCCTCGTGGATGCGCTCAAGGAGCTCGGCCTCGATGCTGGATTCTCCGGTTTAAACGACATCGTTGCGAACGGGAAGAAGATAAGCGGCTCAGCTCAAACGAGAAGGAAGGGGGTTATCCTCCAGCACGGCACGTTCATGTACGCGACAAGGGTGGAGGTGCTCGGAAAGGTTCTCAGAGTTTCAAAGGAGAAGCTGAAGGATAAGGGAGTTTCAAGCATCTGGGAGCGCGTCACAACCCTGGAGCGCGAGGGGATAAAGCTAACCCGCTGGGAGGCCTACGAACTCCTAAAAAACAGCTTTGCCAATGCCTTTGAACTTGAGGATGGCCAACTGACGGACTACGAGCTCGAACTGGCAGAAAAGCTGGTGGAGGAGAAGTACGGAAATAGGGAATGGAACGAGATGCGTTAG
- the taw3 gene encoding tRNA(Phe) 7-((3-amino-3-carboxypropyl)-4-demethylwyosine(37)-N(4))-methyltransferase Taw3, with protein sequence MKAKREALQSLFTAMKEGKVDEDIIDLLLLINSIKGIYTTSSCSGRIGIIEEPALGAKPLSRWLIKVHRLIEFEEAKEALENAREGLIFLKSQPPIFHIVAEDLERAKKLHELGLASGFKYTTFKVISKRYLVEINATEYLTAPLGKDGRILVDDEYLRFAVELGNDMLKRSKGRLPRLEKNFRKLREELGTDELFYELAEEYKIGENWKLP encoded by the coding sequence ATGAAAGCCAAGCGAGAAGCCCTTCAAAGTCTGTTCACGGCTATGAAAGAGGGAAAAGTTGACGAGGACATAATAGACCTTCTCCTGCTCATCAACTCAATCAAAGGAATATACACGACCTCCTCCTGCTCTGGGAGGATCGGCATCATCGAGGAACCAGCCCTCGGCGCGAAGCCCCTCTCCCGCTGGCTGATAAAGGTTCACAGGCTCATTGAATTTGAAGAAGCCAAGGAAGCCCTGGAAAACGCAAGAGAGGGCCTTATCTTCCTAAAGAGCCAGCCGCCTATTTTTCACATTGTCGCCGAGGATCTTGAAAGGGCCAAAAAGCTCCACGAACTCGGCCTCGCCTCAGGCTTCAAGTACACGACCTTCAAGGTTATCTCAAAGCGCTACCTCGTCGAGATAAACGCCACTGAGTACCTCACGGCCCCTCTGGGCAAGGACGGAAGAATCCTCGTGGACGACGAGTACCTCCGCTTCGCGGTTGAGCTGGGCAACGACATGCTGAAGCGCTCAAAGGGAAGGCTTCCGCGCCTTGAGAAGAACTTCCGAAAGCTGAGGGAAGAGCTTGGAACGGACGAGCTTTTCTACGAGCTTGCGGAGGAGTATAAAATTGGAGAAAACTGGAAGCTCCCCTAA